AAGCTTGCAGCTGTCTGATACTGCCATAGACGGCCATAAAAAGACACACTACATAACAGCACGCAAGTTATTGCAATTGATGAATGCAATCTGCGCCTGGCATCGCCTGCCGGCCGGATTGCATTTTATTTTGGCGGCGGCAGGGTAAAAAAGGCTATTTTTACGCACTAACCCGGATAGGTATCCGTTACCTGACCGGGGTGCTATTAAGATCAGATTATGCATATTGCCATTTATAGCCGAGGATTTGTAAAAGAAGACCTGCCCATTATTCAGCTATTGCTGGATGAGCTGGCGCGGGAGGAAATGGAGACTGTTATTTATCAACCATTCTGCGAGTCATTGCAGCCATATGTTCACTTTGCTAAAACGCCGGACACATTTTGTTGTGCAGGCGACCTGCATGGAAAGGCAGATATACTGGTGAGCCTGGGGGGCGATGGTACTTTACTTGATACAGTATGCTATGTAAGAGATACCAATGTGCCGGTGCTGGGTATTAACTTTGGTCGCCTGGGGTTTCTGGCAAGTATTGGCAAAGAGGCCATCAACGCAGCAGTGCAGGCATTGAAGGAGCGAACCTACGTGGTGGACAAGAGGACCCTGCTGCATCTGGACTCTAACGTGGGGCTGTTTGGAGAGGTACCTTATGCGCTGAATGATTTTACCATCCACAAAAAGGACACATCCGCCATGATCAAGATCCATACGTACCTGAACGGGGAGTTTCTGAACACCTATTGGTCGGACGGATTGATCGTTGCTACCCCTACCGGGTCTACAGGTTACTCCCTAAGCTGCGGTGGTCCGGTCGTATTTCCGGATGCAGGCAGTTTTGTGATCACGCCGGTAGCGCCCCATAACCTGAATGTGCGGCCGATCATTGTGCCTAATAATCATGTGATCTCTTTTGAGGTGGAGGGCCGGAGTGATCAGTTCCTTTGCACACTGGACTCGAGGATGGAGACAATTGACAATACGGTTCAGCTGGCGATCAAAAAAGAAGAATTCAAAATCAGCCTGTTACGGCTGGATGATAGTAATTTTCTGCATACATTGCGGAATAAGTTGCTCTGGGGAATAGACGCACGGAATAGATTAAAATAAATACTACTGTTCAGGGAATTGCAAATAAGCACATTAAGATTTTTCATTACATTTGTTTGATTTCTTTAATACCAAAAGCAGGGATAATCGCGTTTTAGGAATTATCGTCGCGTTAAGCTGTACCGATCTATGGGTAAACCTTACTTTTTCTTCAAACGTTTCTTAAAGTCCGGCCTCGTAGCAGTTATATCCCTGTTCCTGACGCCCGCTTTCGCTCAGAATGAGCTGTCATATACCGGAGAACTGGGCTTGTCAATAGGCGGGGCTCATTATTTTGGTGACCTCAATACAAAGGGAGCACTGAATGCAGCCAAACCGTCTGTTGGGATCTACTACAGAAAATACATGAACGATTATGTGGGCCTGCGTGTCCATGGCCGTTTCATGCAGCTGGGGTATTCGGATATTTATAACAAAAATGAGTTCCAGCACCGGCGAAACCTGAGCTTCAATACGGATGTATTTGAGCTGGCAGTGCAGGGTGACTTTAACTTTTTCCGGTTTGAGCCGGGTTCTCAGATCTATCGCTTTTCACCTTATTTCACGGGTGGGGCCTCTCTCTTTTATTACAATCCATATGCTTATCTGAATGGTCAGAAGTACCGTTTGCAGCCGCTCCGTACTGAGGGGCAGGGCAGCGCCATGTATCCGGAGCGCAAGCCTTACAGCCTGACTTCCCTGGCATTTGTGCTGGGAGGGGGCTTTAAGTATAACGTATCCCGCAAGGTGAACCTGGGGCTGGAGGTACTTTACAGATTTACAAATACGGACTACCTGGATGATGTCAGTACGACTTATGCCGGGGAGGCGGTGTTTCCGCCTGATGCTCAGGGACATAACACCGTTGCCTATCTTCTACAGGACCGTTCCTATGCTACGGGCGACCGTATCGGGGTGGCTGGAAGGCAGCGCGGCAACAGCCGGGACAAAGACCAGTTTGTTACGGCAGAGTTAACAATCAGCATTTTATTCACCTCTTACAGATGTAAATTCTGATTTCGCAGTCATGGATCGCCAGTTTGCAGTTCAATAAGGGCAATTGGCCTATTTTGTTAAATTTTCATTGCTTCCTTTTGGCTCAAAACAGCGATCAGTAAAGGATTTCGCTGTTAAAACTACGTTAAAACCCCACTCCCCCCTTTGCCGGGAAAGGCATAATTCTATTTTTGTATCTTTGCAAACTTTACTAAAAATCTGTATCGATATTATAATCCGCCAGAGATACTCATGAGTTTGAAGGATAAATTAGACTTGCAACGGTTACCACGACATATTGCCATCATTATGGATGGAAATGGCCGTTGGGCTAAAGAGCGTGGCCAGGACAGACTTTTCGGACACCATGAGGGGGTCGAAAGTGTTCGCAATATTACCGAGGCCTGTGCTGAATTAGGTATCGGGTATCTGACCTTATATGCTTTTTCGACAGAAAACTGGGACCGCCCCGTTTACGAAGTGAACGGTATAATGGAATTACTCGTAAATACCATCCGCAGTGAGGTAGGCACACTCATGAAAAATAATATCAGGCTGCATGTCATTGGGGACATGGACATGTTGCCGGGTAACTGTAAAACGAGTATGGAGGAAGCCATGACCATGACCAGCCAGAATACCGGGCTGAACCTGGTAAT
The DNA window shown above is from Chitinophaga agri and carries:
- a CDS encoding NAD kinase, which produces MHIAIYSRGFVKEDLPIIQLLLDELAREEMETVIYQPFCESLQPYVHFAKTPDTFCCAGDLHGKADILVSLGGDGTLLDTVCYVRDTNVPVLGINFGRLGFLASIGKEAINAAVQALKERTYVVDKRTLLHLDSNVGLFGEVPYALNDFTIHKKDTSAMIKIHTYLNGEFLNTYWSDGLIVATPTGSTGYSLSCGGPVVFPDAGSFVITPVAPHNLNVRPIIVPNNHVISFEVEGRSDQFLCTLDSRMETIDNTVQLAIKKEEFKISLLRLDDSNFLHTLRNKLLWGIDARNRLK
- the porG gene encoding type IX secretion system protein PorG is translated as MGKPYFFFKRFLKSGLVAVISLFLTPAFAQNELSYTGELGLSIGGAHYFGDLNTKGALNAAKPSVGIYYRKYMNDYVGLRVHGRFMQLGYSDIYNKNEFQHRRNLSFNTDVFELAVQGDFNFFRFEPGSQIYRFSPYFTGGASLFYYNPYAYLNGQKYRLQPLRTEGQGSAMYPERKPYSLTSLAFVLGGGFKYNVSRKVNLGLEVLYRFTNTDYLDDVSTTYAGEAVFPPDAQGHNTVAYLLQDRSYATGDRIGVAGRQRGNSRDKDQFVTAELTISILFTSYRCKF
- a CDS encoding isoprenyl transferase, translating into MSLKDKLDLQRLPRHIAIIMDGNGRWAKERGQDRLFGHHEGVESVRNITEACAELGIGYLTLYAFSTENWDRPVYEVNGIMELLVNTIRSEVGTLMKNNIRLHVIGDMDMLPGNCKTSMEEAMTMTSQNTGLNLVMALSYSARWEIVNAAKNIAQDVKDGKLAPEAVTPEMWQKYLCTATLPDPELMIRTSGECRISNFLLYQLAYAELYFTDTRWPDFRNEHLYEAILNFQNRERRFGKTSEQIQQNEEIIS